GTACAGCGGCCCAAAGTTTAAACATCATTGCGGTATTCTTTGCCGGTAAGTTCAAGAAATAAACCTTCCAAACTGTCCTTGCTATGTTCTTTTAGTAATTCGGTCAGGGTATTTTGGGCGATGATCTCGCCGCTGTCGATCAGCGCCACTTCTTCGCACAAACCTTCAGCTTCGCTCAATTGATGCGAAGTGTAAATAAGCGTGGTCCCGTTTTTATTCAGTTCGAGCAGGTAATTGATAATGGCATGCCGTGTTTGCACATCGACACCGACGGTAGGTTCATCCAGTATCAGTACAGACGGATCATGAATAACCCCGATGGCCAGGTTTACCCTGCGCTTCATCCCGCCCGAAAATTTATCCACCTGTTTATTCCGGACGTTTTCCAGCCCGAGGATATGCAGCAATTCATCCGTGCGGGTTTTTATCTGGCGGCGGTTCAGGCCGGCCCAGGCGCCAAAAAATTCCAGGTTTTCCACCGGGCTCATTTCCTGGTAAAAAGAAAAGTCCTGCGGAACAAAGCCGAACAACGCATTTACCTTATTGCTGTGCCGGCTTACATCGTGGCCCAGCAGTTCAACGGTGCCCTGGTTGGCCGACAATAGCCCTGTCATCAGGCTCAGTAAAGTGGTCTTCCCGGCACCGTTCGGCCCGAATAAACCAAAACGCTCACCTTTTTTTACTTTCAGGTTCAGCCCCGAAAAGGTAACGCCATCATTGCCGGGATAATGAAAGCCCAGGTTACTGATTTTTATGGCCAATTCGTTATTTACCATTTTATATTTTTCAAAGCCAAAAAGGCACTCTTTTCCAGGTCGGCAATTTCAAGCAGGTAGTCGCCCATCTGGTCAAAATCCTGCTGGCTGCCCAACCGTCCCTTGTATATACCTGCAGCATGTACGGCTGCCGTGCGCCAAAGGTCGCCCGATTGGGTGAAAATTCTTGAAATTTCAAGCAGTTCGTCCTTGTGGGTATAGGCGTGTGCTTCCTGTAAAAAGGCCGCATAAATATAGCGAAAACCACCGCCGCCGGTGCCAATTTCTTCCTGCATCCGTACCAGCTGCGCCAGGTACGAGCCGGCTTTCTGCACACCCAGTTTGTCGCGCCAATTCCTGATCTTTCCCGCAAGGTATTTGATGCCTTTAACGCCCGCAAAAGGCCCCGGAATACTAAGCATCATAAAGGTGTTCCGTTTTATTCCTTTAATGATCGCTTTCTGTATTTGGTCGTCGGTAATATCCGATTTACTTTCCGCATAATAAAGCTGCCCCCTTGGCGCAAGGGTGCCCCTGGCAAATCTTACGCGTTCCAGTTCGTAGCTCGTTAGCTGGGTTGGCGTCTCCATCACCGGGTCGCTGATGAGGTAATTATCATCCTCCTTGCCAAAAACAATAAGGTTATGGGCATTAAAATGAAAGCGGTATTCGCGCGGAAAATAAGAAAGGTAGTAAACCCCCACCTGGCAGCCAACCGGCCTGCCCTCATCAAGGCACTGTTTTAAGGCGGCTTCAGCTTTTTCTTTTGAACCGAATTTTTTCCGTACAACCGGTATCCCTAAAGCCTGGCAGGTCTTTTTAAATATCAATCCCGGGAATGTACGGAAAGCTATGGCCGGCCCATTATTGATCTTGATAAACGGCAGGTAAGTGAAAAATAACCCGGCGCCAATGCCAAAGGCCAGCGGCTCGGTTATTTTATCTCCTGATATTTTGCGCAATAAGCTGCTGGTAACACCGGATTCGCAATGTGCCGACTGGCGGTGTTCAAAATCAAGCTTCATGCACGGTCATTGTTTTTAGCTCATCAACCTTTACGTTAAAGGCGTCGGCATATTTTTGTAGTTTTTTTTCTGATAAGCGTTTGAATACTTCTGGCTTTAAATGCCGTTTTATCTGCCATTTCCAATACCCGGTATAGCCGGCTAATATGCCAATGCCCATCAAACGATATTCCATAAAAAATAATAGCGGACTGGCCGCGCCATTCAAAACCTGTTGCCGGGCTTTGGCTATGCGTTCTTCCACCTCCTTCCAGGCCACGTTCAGCGCTTCGTTCTTTACGTCCCAGCCATTGCTTAACTCGGTGGTATATTTCCCCGAACTGTCTGTAGCATAGCAAACCTCTTTGGTGATCTTCCCGAGGGCACCCATATCCTGCGGCACATTTTCCTTCTTCATGATGACACGATTAAGGGATTATTTGGATCGAAAAAGTCATGAACCGTTCCATTTAACTAATAACAAGTTAACAAACCGTCAGCATCGCATACATATACGAAAAGCGCGCGCTTTCCGGAACGAGTAACAACAGACGGTCGCCTTTTTTAAGTTTACCGCTGTGGAACAGTTCGTCGATCATCAGGTACACCGAGGCTGCGCCTACGTTGCCCACGGTATAGAGGTTGATGAACCATTTTTCGTACGGGATGCCGCCGCCGTAAAATTCTACCAGGTCGTATATCTTGCTTTTAAAAAAATCGCTGGATATGTGCGGCAGAAAGTAATCGATATCCCCTGCAGTCAGCCCTTTTTTATCGAATATCTCCTTTATCTTTTTACCGCCCAGGTGAACTATGTTATCGCTTAGTAAAGTAATATCCTGCTTTACACTGAAGATGGACTTATTCATGATCTCTTCCGGCGTATAATCCATAAAGCCTTTCAGCGAACCATCTTCCATCTTCTCACCGCCCATATACATACAGGTATCCATAACGTTGGCATAGGAAGCACCCTCTATCCAGTCTACACGCAGGCTTAAGCCATCAGGGTTTGGCTTATCAGACATCAAAAATGCCGAGGCCCCGTCTGACAGCATCCATCTTAAAAAATCTTTTTGAAATGCGATGAAAGGATTGTCTTCCATTTCTTTCAGTTTCTGTGCTTCCTCTTCAAAAACATCTGAAACCAGGAGCCCTGAAAACCGCTCGGAACCTGTAGCAATGGCATTCTTTACCTCGCCTGCTTTAATGGCCAGGTACGCAAATTTAAGCGCGTGCATGCCAGCGCAGCAAACCCCCGCCGGCGATACTACTTCGATCGACTCAAACTCAGGCAGCCAGCCGTGTGCCATTACACCATGGCTCGGCATTACCTGGTCGGGTGATGAAGTTCCGCATGAAAGCAGTTCGATCTCTTTTATCTTTTCGGGATCATTTTTAAACAGCTCCTTCACCGCCAGTGCCGTCATTTCGGCGTTGGTGTGGGTCGATTTGCCATTTTTATCCAGTGCATAATAGCGGTTGATAATGCCATTATTGCGTAATACTATCTTTTTTGATTTGGAGGGCCGGCCATCGATATAGCCGAGGTATTCCTCCATCTCGTCATTTGAAACGGGGTTATTAGGAAAAAATTTAGAGGTGGAGTTTATATAAACTTGGTTCACAGACATATTACTAACTTACTTGTAAATAGTTTTTTGTTTTAGCTTTAATTCTTTTTTGGGAAAAAGGTTTTATAAAAATTGCATCTAAGGTAAGAAGAATGGGCGCGCCAACGAACAACGCAACATAAAGATAATACTTAAATGCCATGAGCCAGAAGTGCCGGCGCTGTTTGCGTTCAATTAATCCTACCCATTTGGTATAAGTTGGTACAGCAGTGGTTTCCAGCAACATCAGCGGGTATTTTACCCTTACAGCATTTTGTTTCAGCAGTTCGTCCTGCATTCCTTCCCAGTCGTTCGTCATCAAATGCTTAGAAACGGTTTGCCCGTAAACTTTAGTATTGGCGATATCCTCGGGCGATACGCCCGGTTTTGGGAATATGCCCAGGTACCTGTCTTTTTTACCCCCGAGCATCCAATGAAAGATGGTGAAAAAGCTAATGGCATTGGGATGTTTATCCACCAGCGCGATATTACCAACCAGGCTGGCCCCGGCATCTTTCAATTTCTGGCGAACACGTTCGTAAGCATTGAGCCACATATTGCGTGCCTCGCTGATGGTGATAACCGGGGTGCCTTCCAGGATATTTTTTATGGCAGGGTTATTCAATATTGAATTTGACGGTATGCTTGGCCAAAGAAACCAGGGCTGATAACCAAGGATGACAAGGTCGTAGCGCTTTTCTTCCAGGTTAAATGGCTCTAATTCCGCCGGTACTTCCTGCACGCAATCAGGCATTACAGAATAAAAACGTTGCCCTGTCCAGGGGAATGGGTAATCGGATACTAATTTCACCTGCACTTTTTCGACATGATCGCCGGCCGCGGCGAGCGGCGCCGTAAAGTTATCAATGATGTCACGCATTTGCCCTGACTGCGTGTAGTAAATGGCCAAAACCTTTTTATTCATTCGGCGGCAAAATTAGAAATCTTCCTTGTGCAACACTTTGGAATTTGAACAATAATCCAAAATAGCATGCTGCACGGCAGGCGACAGGCTTTTGAAGTTTTTGATAACGAATGCCTTGTCCTTTTCAATATCCGACCGGTACTTTACTATTCTTGGTGCGTGCTCCTCTATCGTCAGGCGCAAAAAATGAAACTCGGTATGGTCGGGGTCAGCCATCAACGCTGTTTCAAGTTTGATACGCCCCTCTTTAAACGACTTAAGCTTATCCTTGTTTTTTTTCAGCAGGTCGGCTTTTTTCATCAGCAAAGCGCCGGTATAGCCATCCCGCTCTTTTTCGGGAGCGGCAGAAAGGTCCCGGATCTCGTTATCTATCGCGTCTATGTCACCTGATTTCATAACGGCATAAAACGCGGCCTTGTCGAATTTTTGTTGCAGCGGCCGGCCAATAACGATGCCCGCAGTCAGCAATATCAGCCCTGTAAAAAATATGATCCTTCTCATTGTAGTTGTACCAAACATAGTAAATATTCGATGGCCCCGCAACAGTCCGGCGACCGCATAGTTGTGAGAATATCTGATATTTATACCTTAAAACTAATTTACTTTTGTTTACTTTGAGGCTGCAATTTTTTCTGTTTTAGGAATAAATTGCTTTTTTTAATACCCCTTGTTAAGACAGGCTAAGGTTATAAAAGTTTAAAAGATCGAAAGTTGGATACAAACACGCAGTTTTCAGGTTTGTGGGCTGTTATTTTGGGGGGATCGGGCGGTTTTGGATTTGCTTCGGTTGAAAAACTGGTCCGCCACGGTATGAATATCGCTGTGCTTTACCGCGAAACATCTGTTGGCGAAAAACCTTTGCTTGAGAAATTCTCAAAAATGGCAGCCGAAAACGGCGTTACTATCCTGCCTTTTAATGTAAATGCGTTAACCGCCGAAGGGCGCGCATCGGTCATTCAAAAATTGACCGCTGAAAACGGCATAGCAAAACACGGCGTAAAGCTGCTGCTGCACTCCATAGCGCGCGGTAATTTAAAACCTTTAGCAGGTAATGATGTTCTGACTACCGACGATATCCAGTTTACAACTTATGCCATGTCGAACAGCTTGCTTGACTGGACAAGGGATATCCTGGATGCTGATCTTTTTCATGAAGACGCCCGTGTTATCGGGCTTACGAGCGAAGGCGCCCACAAGTACTGGGAGGGTTATGCCGCGGTGTCGCTGGCTAAATCATCGCTGGAGAGCCTGGCTAAATATATGGCGGTGGAGTTTGCACCGATGGGGTTGAAAACAAATATCATCCAGGCGGGAATTACCCCGACGGCATCATTAAAAATGATACCCGGGAGCGAAAAATTGATAGCCATAGGCAACGAACGCAACCCCATGGGGCGTATTACACAGCCCGGCGATGTGGCGAATGTTATTTACCTGCTTTGTACCGGCGAGGCTTTCTGGATAAACGGGGCGTTAATTCACGTAGACGGCGGCGAACATTGCCGATAGGTGATGTGCAGATTTTAAATGTGCAGATATGCAGATTAATTATATATAGGAAAAACTATTTCACCAACTTGCAGGGTACATTTGCACATCTGTAATTTGCACATCCGCACATTAAACTGAACTTATGAATAATCACATACTAAGCCACTTGCCTTATAAATCATCTTTCCGCTTTGTGGATCACATTTCGGAACTGAGCGAGGATGGTGTGATAGGCGAATACACACTAAAGGAAGATGCCTTTTTTTACGAGGATCATTTTGAAGGCAATCCCGTGACGCCAGGGGTTATCATCACCGAAATAATGGCGCAGATAGGCCTGGTGGTGCTGGGGATATTTTTGCTGTTAAAGGAAAGCGATTTCAATTTCGGGGACGATGTAGCAGCATTTCCGCTGCTGACATCAACCGAAGTGTCCTTTCATAAAATGGTTCTGCCAGGGCAAAAAGTAAAGGTCACATCGGAAAAAGAGTATTTCCGCTTTGGTAAACTGAAATGCTATGTTGAAATGCATGATAGTTCAGGCGACCTGGTTGCTAAGGGGATGTTTTCGGGAATAGTCAAAAAAGTCGATCTGAAAAATGGCTAAACGCGTAGTGATCACAGGTATGGGGGTTGTTTCGCCCAATGGTATTGGCATTCCTGCTTTTTTAAATGCAATTCAGAAGGGTATATCGGGTATCCGTTTTGTGCCAAAGTACGAGGACCTGCATATGAGCTGCCATGTAGCCGGCATCCCCGAATTTGAATGGGATAACCTTAAAACTTACATATCTGAGGTCAGCTTTCACGGGCTGAAAGGTACCAATATAGCATATGGAATTACTGCCGCCCTTGATGCATGGGCCGACGCCGGGCTACCTTATGATACTGATGAGCCTCGCTGGGAAACGGGTTGCGTTTTCGGTAACAGTGCGCCCGATTCGGAAGCGACCAAGAATGTCATCAACAAGGTTGATAACCGGGAAGTGAAAAAATTAGGTTCGCGCGTGGTGGAACAAACCATGAACAGCGGTGTTACCTCCTTTATATCAGGGAGATTAGGTTTGGGGAACAGGGTGGTAACCAATTCGACAGCATGCGCGACGGGCACACAGGCTATTTTGATGGGCTATGAATATATTCAAAGCGGTTTGGCAAAGCGGATGCTGGTAGGCAGCGGCGAATATATCGATTCATATATTTTCGGAACTTTCGATTCCATGCGGGTGCTTTCGCGTAAGTTTAACGATCAGCCCGAACGCGCGTCGCGGCCAATGAGCGCATCCTACGGCGGGTTTGTACCGGGTTCGGGCGCCGCTGCGTTTGTGCTTGAGGACCTTGACTTTGCGCTGGCCCGTGGCGCACGCATATATGCAGAAGTTTTGGGTGGATGCGCCAATTCGGGCGGGCAGCGCGGCGGTGGCACCATGACGGCGCCTAACCCTGCAGGGGTGACACGCTGTATAAGCGAGGCGATGGAAAATTCAGGCATTAAACCTGGCGACATCGACCTGGTAAGCGGTCATCTTACAGCGACAATGGCCGATAAATACGAGATACAAAGCTGGGCGCAGGCCCTGGGAAGAAGCGGAAAGAATTTCCCGCTCACCAATTCGGTTAAGTCAATGATAGGGCATTGTTTAAGCGCAGCCGGCTCGATAGAGTCTGTGGCATGCGTATTGCAGATTGTGCATGGATTTGTGCATCCAAATATTAACTTAGAGGACCCAAACCCCGAGATACTCAGCATAGTAGACACGGAATGTTTGCCCACAAGCATGATAAAGAAAGAAATTAATATAATTGCAAAAGCAAACTTTGGCTTCGGTGATGTC
Above is a window of Mucilaginibacter ginsenosidivorans DNA encoding:
- a CDS encoding ABC transporter ATP-binding protein, which codes for MVNNELAIKISNLGFHYPGNDGVTFSGLNLKVKKGERFGLFGPNGAGKTTLLSLMTGLLSANQGTVELLGHDVSRHSNKVNALFGFVPQDFSFYQEMSPVENLEFFGAWAGLNRRQIKTRTDELLHILGLENVRNKQVDKFSGGMKRRVNLAIGVIHDPSVLILDEPTVGVDVQTRHAIINYLLELNKNGTTLIYTSHQLSEAEGLCEEVALIDSGEIIAQNTLTELLKEHSKDSLEGLFLELTGKEYRNDV
- a CDS encoding BtrH N-terminal domain-containing protein is translated as MKLDFEHRQSAHCESGVTSSLLRKISGDKITEPLAFGIGAGLFFTYLPFIKINNGPAIAFRTFPGLIFKKTCQALGIPVVRKKFGSKEKAEAALKQCLDEGRPVGCQVGVYYLSYFPREYRFHFNAHNLIVFGKEDDNYLISDPVMETPTQLTSYELERVRFARGTLAPRGQLYYAESKSDITDDQIQKAIIKGIKRNTFMMLSIPGPFAGVKGIKYLAGKIRNWRDKLGVQKAGSYLAQLVRMQEEIGTGGGGFRYIYAAFLQEAHAYTHKDELLEISRIFTQSGDLWRTAAVHAAGIYKGRLGSQQDFDQMGDYLLEIADLEKSAFLALKNIKW
- a CDS encoding beta-ketoacyl-ACP synthase III; the encoded protein is MSVNQVYINSTSKFFPNNPVSNDEMEEYLGYIDGRPSKSKKIVLRNNGIINRYYALDKNGKSTHTNAEMTALAVKELFKNDPEKIKEIELLSCGTSSPDQVMPSHGVMAHGWLPEFESIEVVSPAGVCCAGMHALKFAYLAIKAGEVKNAIATGSERFSGLLVSDVFEEEAQKLKEMEDNPFIAFQKDFLRWMLSDGASAFLMSDKPNPDGLSLRVDWIEGASYANVMDTCMYMGGEKMEDGSLKGFMDYTPEEIMNKSIFSVKQDITLLSDNIVHLGGKKIKEIFDKKGLTAGDIDYFLPHISSDFFKSKIYDLVEFYGGGIPYEKWFINLYTVGNVGAASVYLMIDELFHSGKLKKGDRLLLLVPESARFSYMYAMLTVC
- a CDS encoding SDR family oxidoreductase, whose protein sequence is MDTNTQFSGLWAVILGGSGGFGFASVEKLVRHGMNIAVLYRETSVGEKPLLEKFSKMAAENGVTILPFNVNALTAEGRASVIQKLTAENGIAKHGVKLLLHSIARGNLKPLAGNDVLTTDDIQFTTYAMSNSLLDWTRDILDADLFHEDARVIGLTSEGAHKYWEGYAAVSLAKSSLESLAKYMAVEFAPMGLKTNIIQAGITPTASLKMIPGSEKLIAIGNERNPMGRITQPGDVANVIYLLCTGEAFWINGALIHVDGGEHCR
- a CDS encoding 3-hydroxyacyl-ACP dehydratase FabZ family protein; this translates as MNNHILSHLPYKSSFRFVDHISELSEDGVIGEYTLKEDAFFYEDHFEGNPVTPGVIITEIMAQIGLVVLGIFLLLKESDFNFGDDVAAFPLLTSTEVSFHKMVLPGQKVKVTSEKEYFRFGKLKCYVEMHDSSGDLVAKGMFSGIVKKVDLKNG
- a CDS encoding beta-ketoacyl-[acyl-carrier-protein] synthase family protein; translated protein: MAKRVVITGMGVVSPNGIGIPAFLNAIQKGISGIRFVPKYEDLHMSCHVAGIPEFEWDNLKTYISEVSFHGLKGTNIAYGITAALDAWADAGLPYDTDEPRWETGCVFGNSAPDSEATKNVINKVDNREVKKLGSRVVEQTMNSGVTSFISGRLGLGNRVVTNSTACATGTQAILMGYEYIQSGLAKRMLVGSGEYIDSYIFGTFDSMRVLSRKFNDQPERASRPMSASYGGFVPGSGAAAFVLEDLDFALARGARIYAEVLGGCANSGGQRGGGTMTAPNPAGVTRCISEAMENSGIKPGDIDLVSGHLTATMADKYEIQSWAQALGRSGKNFPLTNSVKSMIGHCLSAAGSIESVACVLQIVHGFVHPNINLEDPNPEILSIVDTECLPTSMIKKEINIIAKANFGFGDVNCCLIFSKFKN